The Cucurbita pepo subsp. pepo cultivar mu-cu-16 chromosome LG08, ASM280686v2, whole genome shotgun sequence genome contains a region encoding:
- the LOC111800146 gene encoding transmembrane emp24 domain-containing protein p24beta2-like has translation MAALFISSHPVLGIRFVIDKEECFSHNVEFIRDTIYLSFVVVSVHTWRHHAHNGVDLLVKGPLGERIEEIRGKTSEKFEFISLRKGRYHFCFINNSPHQETIEFDIHINHYYEFYDDDEQHVKDEHLSPLLAQIKKLGETLGVIEFEQQWLEAQTERQAKGIVHLLTHLIYNLFLCIN, from the exons atggcGGCTTTGTTCATATCATCACACCCAGTTTTGGGGATTAGATTTGTGATTGACAAAGAAGAATGCTTCTCTCACAACGTTGAATTCATTAGAGATACCATTTATCTCTCTTTTGTCGTCGTTAGCGTTCATACCTGGCGACATCATGCTCACAATGGCGTTGATCTTTTG GTGAAAGGGCCTTTAGGggagagaattgaagaaattagagGGAAAACAAGTGAGAAATTTGAGTTTATTTCTCTTAGAAAAGGGCGATATCACTTCTGCTTCATCAACAACTCACCTCACCAAGAGACCATAGAATTTGATATCCATATCAATCATTACTATGAGttctatgatgatgatgaacaaCATGTAAAAGATG AGCATTTGAGCCCTTTATTGGCTCAAATAAAGAAGTTGGGAGAAACCTTAGGCGTTATTGAGTTTGAACAGCAATGGTTAGAGGCACAGACAGAGCGACAAGCCAAAGGTATTGTTCATCTATTAACCCATTTGATATACAATCTATTCCTTTGtattaattga